One segment of Patescibacteria group bacterium DNA contains the following:
- the rplE gene encoding 50S ribosomal protein L5 gives MTFQEHYQQKVLPEMMKQFGYANALAVPRIMKVSLNVGIGRNKSDEKHVNTVADTLTRITGQKPVWTKAKKSIAAFKIREGQTVGAKVTLRGKRMEDFLYKLISVALPRIHDFRGLPASAVDQSGNLTIGFREHLAFPEIRPDEVERIHGLEVSIHCTARTRDEGFVFFKLLGFPFQQEK, from the coding sequence ATGACCTTTCAAGAGCATTATCAGCAAAAAGTACTCCCTGAAATGATGAAACAGTTTGGCTATGCGAACGCGCTTGCGGTGCCGCGCATTATGAAGGTAAGTTTGAATGTGGGTATTGGACGCAACAAGAGCGATGAAAAGCATGTCAATACTGTCGCAGACACGCTTACGAGGATCACCGGGCAGAAGCCGGTATGGACCAAGGCGAAGAAATCAATCGCGGCATTCAAAATACGGGAGGGGCAAACCGTGGGCGCCAAGGTTACCTTGAGAGGGAAACGCATGGAAGATTTTCTCTATAAGCTTATATCAGTCGCTTTGCCGCGTATTCATGATTTTCGCGGCCTTCCCGCATCGGCAGTTGACCAATCCGGCAATCTTACGATAGGATTCCGTGAGCACCTCGCATTTCCGGAAATACGCCCAGATGAAGTGGAACGGATCCATGGGCTTGAAGTGAGCATCCATTGTACGGCGAGGACAAGAGATGAGGGATTTGTATTCTTTAAGTTGTTGGGGTTCCCATTCCAGCAGGAGAAATAA
- the tuf gene encoding elongation factor Tu produces MAGKYERTKPHINVGTIGHVDHGKTTLTAAMLKVLKVAGFNAQEKGVDQIDNAPEEKARGITINTAHVEYETAKRHYAHIDCPGHADYVKNMITGAAQMDGAILVVSAADGPMPQTREHILLARQVGVPYIIVFLNKVDQVDDKDLVDLVEEEVRELLKKYEFPGETTPIIRGSALKALEEANAGNKDGENFKAVLKLAETLDEYIPEPVRAVDQPFLMPIEDIFSIEGRGTVVTGRVERGVIKVNEEVEVVGLRETQKTVITGIEMFNKSLDEGRAGDNAGCLMRGLKKEDVERGQVIAKPGTTTPHTEFEGQVYILSKDEGGRHTPFFKGYKPQFYIRTTDVTGEVILPEGTEMVMPGDTVQIKVVLQKAVALEEKQRFAIREGGHTVGAGAVIKIYK; encoded by the coding sequence ATGGCAGGCAAATACGAACGCACAAAACCACATATCAACGTCGGCACCATTGGCCATGTGGACCACGGCAAGACGACTTTGACCGCCGCAATGCTGAAAGTACTGAAGGTGGCAGGTTTCAACGCGCAGGAGAAGGGTGTTGATCAGATTGACAATGCGCCGGAAGAGAAAGCGCGCGGCATTACCATCAACACCGCGCACGTGGAATATGAAACCGCGAAGCGTCACTACGCGCACATTGACTGCCCGGGACACGCGGACTACGTGAAAAACATGATTACAGGCGCTGCCCAAATGGATGGCGCTATTCTTGTAGTATCCGCCGCTGACGGCCCCATGCCCCAGACTCGCGAACACATCTTGCTCGCGCGGCAAGTGGGCGTTCCCTATATCATTGTTTTCTTGAATAAAGTGGACCAAGTCGACGACAAAGACTTGGTGGATTTAGTGGAAGAAGAGGTAAGGGAACTTCTCAAGAAATATGAATTCCCCGGGGAAACGACCCCCATCATACGGGGCTCAGCGCTCAAAGCGCTTGAAGAGGCAAACGCGGGCAATAAAGACGGCGAGAATTTTAAAGCCGTGCTCAAACTCGCGGAGACGCTTGATGAATACATTCCGGAGCCGGTGCGGGCGGTTGACCAGCCATTCCTTATGCCGATCGAAGATATTTTTTCCATTGAAGGCCGCGGCACCGTCGTGACCGGGAGGGTAGAGCGCGGCGTTATTAAGGTGAACGAAGAGGTCGAGGTGGTTGGTTTGAGAGAAACCCAGAAGACCGTCATTACGGGAATAGAAATGTTCAACAAGTCGCTGGATGAAGGGCGCGCGGGCGACAATGCAGGATGCCTTATGAGGGGTTTGAAGAAAGAAGATGTCGAGCGCGGGCAGGTTATTGCCAAGCCCGGCACCACCACGCCCCATACCGAGTTTGAAGGGCAAGTCTATATCCTCTCCAAGGATGAGGGAGGCCGCCATACGCCATTCTTCAAGGGATACAAGCCGCAGTTCTATATCCGCACCACTGACGTGACCGGCGAGGTCATCCTTCCTGAAGGCACTGAAATGGTGATGCCCGGAGATACCGTACAGATTAAGGTAGTGCTTCAGAAAGCGGTCGCATTGGAAGAGAAGCAGCGGTTCGCGATCCGCGAAGGCGGGCACACGGTAGGCGCGGGTGCGGTAATTAAGATTTATAAATAA
- a CDS encoding type Z 30S ribosomal protein S14, with amino-acid sequence MATEAQQEKSKRKPKFSTRIVNRCWRCGRHRGYMRDFELCRICFRELANAGQVPGVRKSSW; translated from the coding sequence ATGGCTACTGAAGCACAGCAGGAAAAATCAAAGAGGAAACCAAAGTTTTCGACGCGTATCGTGAACCGATGCTGGCGTTGCGGAAGACACCGCGGTTATATGCGCGATTTTGAGCTTTGCCGCATATGTTTCAGGGAGCTTGCGAACGCCGGCCAGGTCCCCGGTGTCAGGAAATCATCGTGGTAA
- the rpsJ gene encoding 30S ribosomal protein S10 has protein sequence MALLQPTTHAKTAKPVEKEVEGPQRIRIKIKAYDHKIADQSTRTIIETAERTGAQLKGPVPLPTEKTKYTTIRSAFVHKNSREQYEIRVHKRLIDIIDPKPKTVDELMNLNLPAGVDVEIKML, from the coding sequence ATGGCTCTATTACAACCTACAACTCACGCAAAGACGGCAAAGCCGGTAGAGAAAGAAGTGGAAGGTCCGCAGCGTATTCGGATTAAGATTAAGGCATACGACCATAAAATCGCGGACCAGTCGACGCGCACGATTATCGAAACCGCAGAGAGGACAGGCGCGCAGCTGAAAGGGCCGGTGCCGTTGCCGACAGAAAAGACGAAATATACCACTATTCGTTCTGCGTTTGTGCATAAGAATTCGCGGGAGCAGTACGAAATAAGGGTTCATAAGCGTCTTATCGATATTATAGATCCAAAACCAAAGACGGTGGACGAGCTCATGAATTTGAATCTCCCCGCCGGCGTAGATGTCGAAATAAAAATGTTGTAG
- the rpsC gene encoding 30S ribosomal protein S3, which translates to MGQKVHPRAFRLGIISTWDSKWFARGRRYAQLLRQDVEIRKFLKTKLREASVAKVEIDRNPNMLTITLHTGKPGVIIGRGGSGAEELRRALEKKFLRTKGTKLNLSIKEVEHPTGSAQIVAQNIALEIERRLPFRRTMRRALEQIMKTSGVLGAKVELSGRLDGAEIARNETLSRGKIPMHTLRIDIEFGRTVAVTTYGTVGVKVWVNHGEVFNTDENQRSKIKDQNYGVPQGGT; encoded by the coding sequence ATGGGTCAAAAGGTACATCCAAGAGCATTTCGTTTAGGCATTATATCAACGTGGGACTCTAAGTGGTTCGCACGCGGGCGCCGCTATGCGCAATTGCTCCGCCAGGATGTGGAGATACGCAAATTTTTAAAAACGAAACTTCGTGAAGCAAGCGTTGCGAAAGTGGAGATCGACCGGAATCCGAATATGCTGACGATCACGCTTCATACGGGCAAACCAGGCGTCATCATTGGCCGCGGCGGGAGCGGCGCGGAAGAGCTCCGCAGGGCGCTTGAGAAGAAATTTTTACGCACGAAGGGCACCAAGCTTAATCTTTCCATAAAAGAGGTGGAACACCCTACGGGCTCGGCGCAGATTGTCGCCCAGAATATCGCGCTTGAGATTGAGCGGAGATTGCCTTTCCGCCGCACGATGCGCAGGGCCCTGGAACAAATTATGAAGACCAGTGGCGTCCTAGGGGCAAAAGTGGAGCTCTCCGGCAGGCTTGATGGCGCTGAGATCGCACGGAATGAAACCTTGTCGCGGGGCAAAATCCCCATGCACACCTTGCGCATCGATATTGAATTTGGCAGAACGGTTGCGGTGACCACGTATGGGACAGTAGGAGTGAAGGTGTGGGTTAACCATGGGGAAGTGTTTAATACGGACGAAAATCAAAGATCAAAAATCAAAGATCAAAATTATGGAGTGCCGCAGGGCGGCACGTAA
- the rplN gene encoding 50S ribosomal protein L14, whose protein sequence is MVQHRTMLNVADNSGARKLQVIHVKGGYKKRVASIGDIVKVSVKLAEPHTGVKKGEVYDAVIVRTRKEIGRKDGTYVRFDDNAGVIVDAKTKEPKGTRIFGPVARELRVRGFTKIISLAPEVV, encoded by the coding sequence ATGGTCCAACACAGAACAATGCTCAACGTTGCGGATAACTCTGGCGCGAGAAAGCTCCAGGTGATTCACGTGAAAGGCGGTTACAAGAAACGCGTCGCGTCTATTGGCGATATCGTGAAAGTGTCCGTGAAGCTCGCGGAACCGCATACGGGAGTCAAGAAAGGGGAGGTGTACGACGCAGTCATCGTGCGTACCCGCAAGGAGATCGGGCGGAAAGACGGCACGTATGTGAGGTTTGATGACAATGCGGGGGTAATTGTCGATGCCAAGACAAAGGAGCCTAAGGGGACGCGTATTTTCGGACCTGTGGCTAGAGAACTGCGCGTAAGGGGTTTTACTAAAATAATCTCATTGGCGCCTGAAGTTGTGTAA
- the rplB gene encoding 50S ribosomal protein L2, giving the protein MAIKLYKPTSPGRRGASSIPHTSFADKRPERSLVTPLSKSGGRNAQGKITVRHRGGGHKRLYRIIDFRQDRFDVPAKVIAVEYDPNRTSAIALVEYPDKERRYIPAPVDIHQGTTVMSSMHKIEATPGNRMPLSYIPTGKPVYNIELVPGQGGKIVRSAGTNAIVMNVEGDFAQVKLPSGEIRLFPKEACASVGQVSNPDKRLVRLGKAGRMRHLGWRPEVRGKAMNPVDHPHGGGEGHNPIGMKFPKTPWGKPAFGVPTRNKGKWTNRFIVKKRS; this is encoded by the coding sequence ATGGCTATAAAATTATACAAACCTACAAGTCCCGGACGGCGCGGCGCCTCAAGCATTCCGCATACAAGCTTTGCCGACAAGCGGCCGGAGCGTTCGTTGGTCACCCCACTTTCTAAGAGCGGGGGGAGGAATGCCCAAGGGAAAATCACCGTGCGGCATCGAGGAGGCGGCCATAAGCGGTTGTACCGGATCATTGATTTTCGCCAAGACCGATTCGATGTGCCTGCGAAAGTGATTGCGGTAGAATATGACCCGAATCGGACAAGCGCAATCGCATTGGTGGAATATCCTGATAAGGAACGCCGTTATATTCCCGCACCGGTGGATATTCACCAGGGGACTACCGTGATGTCAAGTATGCACAAGATTGAAGCCACCCCCGGTAACCGGATGCCCCTCTCTTATATCCCTACCGGTAAGCCGGTGTATAATATCGAACTGGTTCCTGGACAAGGGGGAAAGATAGTGCGATCCGCGGGTACGAATGCAATAGTGATGAACGTGGAAGGGGATTTCGCCCAAGTGAAGCTGCCCTCGGGGGAAATCCGGCTTTTTCCGAAAGAAGCATGCGCTTCAGTGGGCCAAGTTTCTAATCCTGATAAGCGTTTAGTGAGGTTAGGTAAGGCAGGCCGTATGCGTCATTTAGGGTGGAGACCAGAGGTACGCGGCAAGGCGATGAACCCGGTTGACCATCCTCACGGCGGAGGCGAAGGGCACAATCCCATAGGCATGAAATTTCCCAAAACTCCGTGGGGGAAACCCGCGTTTGGCGTTCCTACCAGGAATAAAGGGAAATGGACCAATAGGTTTATCGTTAAGAAAAGAAGTTAA
- the rplP gene encoding 50S ribosomal protein L16 produces MLFPKKVKHRKWHRHAGSVRANATRTHRINFGEWGLKAMTHGYATSRQIESARRTISRYLHKGGKMWIRVFPDKPITIKGSEVPMGSGKGTVDHYVANVRPGMILFEIDGVGEEISLKALKNAGYKMSMKTKIVKRIDT; encoded by the coding sequence ATGTTGTTTCCGAAGAAAGTAAAACATAGAAAGTGGCATCGGCATGCGGGAAGCGTGCGCGCGAATGCGACAAGGACTCACCGTATCAATTTCGGCGAATGGGGCTTGAAAGCGATGACGCATGGGTATGCAACTTCCCGGCAGATCGAATCAGCCCGGAGGACGATTTCAAGGTATCTGCATAAAGGCGGTAAGATGTGGATACGTGTTTTTCCCGACAAGCCCATAACCATAAAAGGTTCAGAGGTGCCCATGGGAAGCGGGAAAGGCACGGTTGACCATTATGTCGCAAACGTGAGGCCCGGCATGATTTTGTTTGAAATAGACGGCGTGGGTGAGGAGATATCCCTTAAAGCGTTAAAGAACGCGGGATATAAAATGTCAATGAAGACGAAGATTGTAAAACGAATAGACACCTAG
- the rpmC gene encoding 50S ribosomal protein L29, with the protein MKMKELREKTEEELRKALSELQGKLTDFKFRTAAGQQKDTRDARQLRRTIARILTLTRSRAAHENK; encoded by the coding sequence ATGAAAATGAAGGAATTGAGGGAAAAAACTGAGGAAGAATTAAGAAAGGCCCTTTCTGAACTGCAAGGGAAATTGACCGATTTCAAGTTTCGTACCGCCGCAGGACAGCAGAAGGATACCCGTGATGCGCGGCAGTTAAGGCGCACTATCGCAAGGATTCTTACCCTTACACGCTCTCGTGCTGCACACGAGAATAAGTAA
- the rplC gene encoding 50S ribosomal protein L3 — protein sequence MKVILGRKLNMTRFFEEDGTAVPVTAVNVSGCAVTQVRNRTEDTVEVQLGYGKVKHPTKPMQGHLKDLPHFQYLRSFQCTAEEAKDISRGKEIPIDIFQPGDTVSVAGTSKGKGFAGVVKRHHFHGHPSSHGHKDSGRAPGSIGAGGVQRVFKGTRMAGRMGGERVSVKKLKVVRIEPEQGLMYVKGALPGARNSLVIIQG from the coding sequence ATGAAGGTGATTTTAGGGAGAAAATTAAATATGACGCGATTCTTTGAGGAAGATGGCACTGCGGTACCGGTCACTGCGGTGAATGTTTCCGGATGCGCGGTGACGCAGGTGAGAAACCGTACAGAAGACACGGTCGAGGTGCAACTTGGATACGGGAAAGTGAAACATCCCACCAAGCCAATGCAAGGGCATCTCAAAGACCTTCCGCATTTCCAGTATCTTCGCTCCTTCCAGTGTACCGCAGAGGAAGCGAAGGATATTTCACGCGGCAAAGAGATTCCGATTGACATTTTTCAGCCGGGTGACACGGTGTCAGTGGCAGGCACTTCAAAAGGCAAAGGATTCGCGGGCGTCGTGAAGCGGCATCATTTTCACGGTCATCCTTCTTCCCACGGCCATAAGGACAGCGGCCGCGCGCCCGGGAGCATAGGCGCGGGCGGCGTACAAAGAGTTTTTAAAGGAACAAGGATGGCAGGGAGGATGGGGGGAGAGCGGGTAAGCGTGAAAAAATTGAAAGTGGTGAGAATTGAACCGGAGCAAGGATTAATGTACGTGAAAGGAGCGCTCCCGGGCGCGAGGAACAGCTTGGTTATTATTCAGGGTTAA
- the rplW gene encoding 50S ribosomal protein L23, which translates to MGFFDRFKRKHEVVQRAAPKDKAPQKDEQKAQEPETKKGNKASKAPRDYPLYREGGSVLLKPVVSEKSTRCAALGQYVFVVHTRATKGSVKEAITAAYGVRPISVDIQNYQGKKVRFGRHYGYTKSYKKAIVTLPKGKTIDVLATASKT; encoded by the coding sequence ATGGGTTTTTTTGACCGATTTAAGCGAAAACATGAAGTAGTGCAGAGGGCTGCGCCGAAGGACAAAGCGCCTCAAAAAGATGAGCAGAAAGCGCAGGAGCCTGAGACGAAGAAGGGTAACAAAGCGTCCAAGGCGCCCAGAGATTATCCTCTGTATCGCGAGGGAGGTTCAGTGCTCTTGAAGCCTGTGGTGTCAGAAAAGTCTACACGCTGTGCGGCGCTCGGCCAGTATGTGTTTGTCGTGCATACGCGCGCAACCAAGGGATCGGTCAAAGAGGCAATCACTGCAGCCTATGGGGTGCGGCCAATATCCGTTGACATCCAAAATTATCAAGGCAAGAAAGTTCGATTTGGGCGCCACTATGGGTATACAAAATCGTACAAAAAGGCGATAGTAACACTCCCAAAAGGCAAAACTATTGATGTATTAGCAACAGCGTCAAAGACGTAG
- the rplD gene encoding 50S ribosomal protein L4, producing the protein MEKAKVYNLDGTVAEELDLPPEVFDVKVDKSLLHRVLISRASSTRAGTAHTKTRDEVRGGGKKPWRQKGTGRARHGSIRSPIWKGGGVVFGPRNERNWERKVNVKVARKALAMAFSAQYKSKHVVVIKEFILNEAKTKVFVTALREMRAHIEDLKHVQLPKERQELLVVFPEASSAVMTRASRNVPGVRTVSAHDVAIEDVAGYRTILMVPGVIPILAQRTRVKRKKKE; encoded by the coding sequence ATGGAGAAGGCCAAGGTCTACAATTTAGATGGTACCGTTGCCGAGGAGCTTGATTTGCCTCCGGAGGTTTTTGACGTGAAGGTAGATAAATCCTTGCTTCACAGGGTGCTTATTTCCCGGGCTTCCAGCACGCGCGCGGGAACCGCACACACCAAAACGCGCGATGAAGTGAGAGGGGGAGGGAAGAAACCGTGGCGCCAGAAAGGAACCGGACGCGCGCGTCATGGTTCTATCAGATCTCCCATTTGGAAAGGCGGCGGGGTGGTGTTTGGCCCTCGGAATGAACGCAATTGGGAGCGGAAGGTGAACGTGAAGGTCGCGCGAAAAGCGCTGGCAATGGCGTTTTCCGCACAATACAAGTCCAAGCATGTCGTGGTGATAAAGGAATTTATTTTAAATGAAGCGAAAACGAAGGTGTTTGTGACAGCGTTGCGTGAAATGCGCGCACACATTGAGGATTTGAAGCACGTGCAATTGCCGAAAGAGAGGCAGGAGTTGCTGGTGGTATTCCCGGAGGCGTCCTCTGCAGTGATGACACGCGCCAGCAGGAATGTGCCCGGCGTGCGCACCGTGAGCGCTCATGATGTCGCGATTGAAGATGTGGCGGGATACCGGACGATTCTCATGGTTCCGGGAGTTATTCCAATCCTGGCGCAACGTACCAGAGTAAAGCGTAAAAAGAAGGAATAA
- the rplV gene encoding 50S ribosomal protein L22, translating to MDITAKLRYLRMAPRKVRLVAETIKGIDATKAIALLSFDAHHSAKPLKKLVESGVANAKHNFHLESINLYVKEIRVDGGPSLKRTFPRAMGRANPILRRTSHVILVLGERVARLGKGEHEAIGKEKVKERIK from the coding sequence ATGGACATCACTGCAAAATTAAGGTATCTCCGGATGGCGCCAAGGAAGGTGCGGCTGGTGGCTGAGACCATAAAAGGGATCGATGCCACTAAAGCAATTGCGCTCCTTTCGTTTGATGCGCATCATAGCGCAAAGCCTTTGAAAAAGCTTGTGGAATCAGGTGTAGCGAACGCGAAACATAATTTTCACCTTGAGTCTATCAATCTTTACGTGAAGGAGATACGCGTTGACGGGGGGCCTTCACTGAAAAGGACTTTTCCGCGGGCGATGGGCCGCGCAAATCCCATCCTCCGCAGGACCAGCCATGTCATTTTGGTGTTGGGAGAGAGAGTGGCACGACTCGGTAAAGGAGAGCATGAGGCAATAGGGAAAGAAAAGGTTAAAGAGAGGATTAAGTAA
- the rpsQ gene encoding 30S ribosomal protein S17, translating into MNTTQRQFKGIVVKDAMEKTIVVRVDRVTVHPKYGKRIRSSNTFKVHDEKNAYHVGDKVSFVECRPLSKEKRWRVI; encoded by the coding sequence ATGAATACCACACAAAGGCAATTTAAGGGAATCGTAGTGAAAGACGCGATGGAAAAGACGATTGTAGTCCGCGTTGATCGGGTGACGGTGCATCCTAAATATGGAAAACGCATACGATCCAGCAATACCTTTAAGGTGCATGATGAAAAGAATGCGTACCATGTGGGCGATAAGGTGTCCTTTGTCGAATGCCGCCCTTTATCCAAGGAGAAGAGGTGGAGAGTAATATGA
- the rpsS gene encoding 30S ribosomal protein S19 produces the protein MSRSLKKGPYIDQKLLQRVKSLKSGDKTVIKTWARASVITPEMVGFVFGVHNGKIHVPVLVVENMVGHRLGEFSLTRKFVRHGGRMQREIEAKQAETEVAQTKPDEKEKPA, from the coding sequence ATGTCACGTTCACTTAAAAAAGGGCCTTACATAGATCAAAAACTCTTGCAGCGCGTGAAGTCATTAAAATCCGGAGATAAAACGGTTATTAAAACATGGGCGCGCGCGAGCGTCATTACCCCGGAAATGGTTGGCTTTGTGTTTGGCGTGCATAACGGCAAAATCCATGTGCCAGTCCTCGTGGTGGAGAATATGGTAGGGCATCGGTTGGGGGAATTTTCCCTAACCCGCAAATTTGTGCGACATGGCGGCCGCATGCAGAGAGAGATCGAAGCGAAACAGGCGGAGACAGAAGTCGCACAAACGAAACCTGACGAGAAAGAAAAGCCCGCCTAA
- the rplX gene encoding 50S ribosomal protein L24, translated as MKVRKNDNVKVMSGKDKGKTGKVLQVFPEERLVVVEGLNTRSKHLRARGSNKGQRILYPAPIAVSNVIVVCPSCSALSRLGKILGQDGVKKRQCKKCKATFI; from the coding sequence ATGAAAGTTCGAAAAAATGACAATGTAAAGGTCATGAGCGGGAAGGATAAAGGCAAAACAGGGAAGGTTCTGCAAGTATTCCCCGAAGAGCGCCTTGTGGTGGTAGAGGGATTGAATACAAGGTCCAAGCATCTTCGCGCGCGGGGGAGCAATAAGGGGCAGCGCATACTTTATCCCGCCCCGATCGCGGTATCTAATGTCATAGTGGTGTGCCCCTCCTGTAGCGCTTTAAGCCGGCTCGGGAAGATTTTAGGCCAAGATGGGGTGAAGAAACGCCAATGCAAGAAATGCAAAGCAACGTTTATATAA
- the rpsH gene encoding 30S ribosomal protein S8: MMTDPIADMITRIRNAQMAKKSEVLAPYSAIKLSIAQILFSENYVAKAERVPGSASRRRGHFIPDQIRIVLRYTEEGKASILNIQKISKPGKRVYCGHSELPRVQNNYGIAILSTPKGVMTNNQARRERLGGEVLCEVW; encoded by the coding sequence ATGATGACCGATCCTATCGCAGACATGATTACACGCATACGGAACGCTCAGATGGCGAAAAAATCTGAGGTGCTGGCGCCTTATTCCGCCATTAAATTATCCATCGCCCAGATTCTTTTCAGCGAGAACTACGTGGCGAAGGCGGAGCGGGTCCCGGGCAGTGCGTCGCGCCGCCGCGGCCATTTCATCCCTGATCAGATACGGATCGTTCTTCGGTATACCGAAGAGGGGAAGGCGTCTATTTTGAATATCCAGAAGATTTCGAAACCCGGAAAACGGGTCTACTGCGGCCATAGCGAACTCCCGCGCGTACAGAACAATTATGGCATTGCGATTCTCTCTACCCCCAAGGGCGTAATGACGAACAACCAAGCGCGCAGAGAAAGACTGGGAGGAGAGGTATTGTGTGAAGTATGGTAA